Sequence from the Meleagris gallopavo isolate NT-WF06-2002-E0010 breed Aviagen turkey brand Nicholas breeding stock chromosome 22, Turkey_5.1, whole genome shotgun sequence genome:
CAGTGCTGCCACCTTATCTGCTCGTAGAAAGATGAGGGtgggaaaaatatttactgtcGGGGATatttgtcatctgcaaattacCTCTGCCtacagcctgcagcaggagcagggctgacAGCTCCCAGCTGCACGGCAGGATCACGAGCACTGTGTTCTCCATgcagccccagtgccacccGAGCCCCCTCATGGGGCCAGCACTGTGCACACAGATCCAGCCCTAGCAATGCACTCTGcctgctgcccccagccccGATCCCATTGCATCCCACCCGTCTGCAGCGCAGCGCTTCCACGCAGCACTTATCACTGCAGTATCCAAGAACAGATCTAATTGATGTGACACCAATTATTCAAGTATCACTAAATGCAGAACTAATGCATCTCTGTGTACAAACCTCCTAGCCCCTGACCATGAAATTATAACTCTGACGTGGAAGGAGCCAGCATGGGAGAGCCAGCTCTGGGCCGGCACTGCCGGGATGCTGTCAGCTGCACAGAGGTGCCCATAGCACCTCtcactgcaggagagcagagccctgctggcTGGGCAGTGCCAAACCTGGGCAGCGTCAGCCCGGCCGTGCATGGACGGCTTGTGGAGCTGcgtgctctgcaggcagcacaagAGTTGTTTCTGGACTGCTCAGCAGCTAGCAAGGCTCTTGGCTTGGATGCGGACTGATGCTGAGAAAGGCCATTTGTGGCATCTGAAACCTTACTGTGAAATTAAGCTATGCCTGGACACACACAGCTCACCACAGCAGCAGTTTGCATTTTGTAAATTGCTTTTTGCGTCAAATTAAAGGGATGGCTGATGGCACCATCGGGGCAGGGCCCTGCACCCCCGTGTCACACCACAGCCCCCAGCATCCCTGgggcagcacccacagcacttCTACCTGTGCTGAGGGACACAGCATGGGGCAAAGCTCTGCCTCCTCCAGGCACATCTGGACGTGCTGCTCGGTTGGCCAAGGGCTCGCCCCACTTCTGCTTCACtcaatgttttcattaaagacCCGGGTGATGGAATAGAGAAAGCACTTattaaatttgcagatgacacgaAGCTGGGAGGGACTACAAGTATCTTGGAGGACAGGATTAGAATTCAAAATGATCTTGACAAATTGGAGAAATGGACTGGAAAGAATAGGATGAAATTCAACAGGGATGAGTGCGAGGTACTGCGCGGCGACGGGAACCGGCAGCAGAGCAACcagcctggggacagcagggggaCTGCGAGGCACCCCGCCATCCCGGGGCCGTGCCCAGGGCCCCCCTGCTGCCTTCCCATCGCTCCAGCAATTAGAGCTCCCGCCAGCACCCTCCGCCTGTGCAAACACCCGAGactcatttaaataaattaagacGACGTAATAAATCAAAGGGAAATGAGGGGCTGTGCCTGAGGGCAGGGGAGTCACTCGAGTTTAATTACATTGgcaaagctgctgcagctggcacGGCGTGTCCcgtgcacagctctgcatggGGGGCAGGCAGGCACACACCCAGCACTCAGCACTCAGCACCCggcccagcacagagccctgcagccaccCAGAGATTGACGGCGCATCCCTCAGCGCTCAGCCACTCTCATTGGTGTCTTCGGAAAGAGCTCCACGTAGAGGCAGCAAATTTATGAGACTGGCGCTGAATCCCCCCGTCACATCAGAGGCCAATTCGTCTTCCCAGGGCTGAGgatgaaattaaattattgtaaaataaatctgtaaaaatgatgaaaagagCATCGCCCGGCAGCCGGGGCGGGACGCGGGAACACACGCACGGCCGTGACGGATGGGGCTCACCGGGTGATAAAGTGCCCGGGACCCGGCAGCTCAGGGATTTCTGCTGTAATCTCACTAAAGAGATGTTGTTTACAGGAAAAAGGGTATTTTGGGGGAGGAAATTGCATTTCAAggttaaagggaaaaaaaatggagcgAGTCTCCCAAGGAGCCCACTTATGTGCAAGACGGCGGCAGAGACAGACGAGCACGTGGGTGccaggcagtggggctggggcaCGGGCTGCAccttgcacagagccaagggCGTGCAAGCTGGGACTTGCTGCTCCCCAGTTTCAGCCTCATCCTACAAGAAAGATGTCGGACAGATTATTTTTTGCTGGTAcaactggaaaagaagaatgatttCATATTACTCTGCATTGACTGGCCACTTAACAATAGGCCATTAGCACAGCTCAGCATGGGAAAGGGATTTATTTAGGACACACGGTCGCAAAGACAACCTGGCACCAGGTGCTTAATAGTGTTTTGGAGGTATCAGAGTGTTGCAGCGCTCAGAAAATGCAGCTGTAGGGAGTTCAGAGACTTTATTCTTCACTCCCGCGAAATCCCACAATACCAGCAGAGATTTCTCAGCTCTGCCCTAAGCACAAAAGCAGCGTGGAGAAATTAGCAGCTTTTTGGGGACAAAGTGCCAACCTGCTCCTGGCCACAGCGTGTCCCATCCACCCAGCACTTCCCTACTGCTCGCAGGCCCTGCAGGTCCTGGTTGTCCCAGTGCCACCTCACACCCTCCAGGGCTCCTCGAGGCAGCCAGCTCCTGGTGCTCCCCATCCCATTGAAGCCAGGCTGATGGATGGGAGCAGAGCCAGGGGAACGCGCTACAGGGCAGCAGGATGTGGGGCTGTAGGGTGGAGGGCAGCAGGTTGGCGTCTGCAGGATGGGGGGAGGTGGGATGGGGTCTGCAGGGTTGGGGGCAGCAGGATGGGGAGCAATGGGATGGATTCTGCAGGATGGGAGGCAGCAACACGGGGCGCAGTGCAGTGAGGAACAAAGGGATGGGGGCAGTGGAATGGGGGGCAGTGGGACAGGGCACATGGGGCAGAGAGCAGCGGGACGGGGGGCCGTGGGATGGGGGCTGCAGATTCTTCAGGCTGGGAGCGGTGCTGGCGGCCGTCCTGTGCAGCTGCGAGGCTGCAGTGTGCCGAGGTGGAAGTAAAGAGTTACTGAACGAGCAGACATTCAATAATTCATGGTCACTGAACTGCAACAGGAACAACGACAAATAATAATAcaggaaaatggggaaaaaacgTGAAATCGTTAGGCCAATGGTTCAAGCATGAAGAGAGCGTGTCTGGGCTGCGGGGCGCAGTCACGCCACGTGGGGACGGAGGGGTCAGCACCAGCAGTCCCATGGCACCCTATGGGCCGGGCACCCCAtggagctgtgcctgctgccccaTGCactctgccagcagtgctgtgcagtccCCAGCGCCCTCTGAGCTCGGTCAACACACAGGAACTTGCTCATGTCTCCAGGAGGCACGGAAGGCAGTGCTGTTCTCCCTAATATTAATTAGCAACGCTTACCACGGGAGTTGGCAAACATGGTTTAATTAGAACAGCCGGGCTCCCTCCATGTGCTGTACCCTCCCCAGGGTCAAGGGCAGAGTAGAACAAGAGACAAAGGAGCTGGGAAGActggtgctgagctctgccccacagctgtgGCTCTTCACAGTGCATGGATGGCCCCATGCCCTGCACAGAGCCTCTCTCCCTGGGCTGGGGATGGGGCGTACACCCAGCTATAGTGGCTCAGCCTGTGGCCAGCAGGCACCGAGCAGGGAAATTTAATCTGCAGCTACAAGAAAGGCCGTAGAGTTTCTAGATGCATGAGCCTGCTTCTTCtgtcaagaagaaaaataggagAGGGGCATGGGGAATTAGACGAAAGCCATGAAGCAGGATGGGAGGGTGGAAGGGAGTCAGTAGAGCAGAAGTCTGGGCACTTCAGGTGGGGCAGGGCAGCCCCGCCTGGGATCCAGACCCGTCTGCTGCTAACCCTGACCCTCACCCTCACTCTGAGCCTCACCCAGCACCTGAGCTGCACACCCACGTGCTGCAGAGATGGAGCTGCTCACGCCAAGCCGGGTTCAGCGGTTTGGTGACAGGTTTACAAATCACCACCGCCGCGTGAAGAGGGAGCTTGGCTGCCTCGGCATTCATCCCCGCGCTAATTACTGCCTCCCTGAGGAACCCGATCCATCTTGCTGTAATTGACAAAAGGCAATTAAAAAGCAGTTGTGAATAAAGGGGGACATCTCTGGAGGGACAggaaggggagatttaggcgCGCCGCTCCTCGGCGCTCGGCCACGCTCCAGCACCGCGGATGGGAGCGAGCCGCCGCATCCCACGCTGTGCCCGACGCCCCGCAGGAGCCCAGCCCGGACACGGCCCCGCACCCCCGGGAGCTCCCAGCATCGCTCCCCGCCGGGATCCGCAGGGATacggggagaggaggggagaagaggggagaggaggggagagccGCGCCGGGAGCAGCGCAGCGCGCGGCCTTGCGGGAGACAAAGGGCAATCAGCAGAGAGTGGCGCGGAGCTGGGCGTGAAGAGCCGCTGATTGAGGAAGAGCCGCGTCAGTGCCTCTTGTGCGAGCATCTCCTGATTGCGCGGAGCAGCAGGTGCGGAGCTGCCGGCTCACCTGCCGAGCGCTGGGCTGCGCACGGGGATGTGCGGGCACCGCGTGCGGCGCGGCTCGGCCCGGCTCGGCCGGGCTCCTGCTCGTTCTCAACGCACGGGGGATCCCCGGGCCGCGTCCCGGGGCGGTGCTGTGGGTCCNNNNNNNNNNNNNNNNNNNNNNNNNNNNNNNNNNNNNNNNNNNNNNNNNNNNNNNNNNNNNNNNNNNNNNNNNNNNNNNNNNNNNNNNNNNNNNNNNNNNGGGCCGTCATCCAGCGCGGTGCCGGGAAGGATGCGGGGAGCCCCTGGCTGGGTGCCCCGAGCGCGGTTCCTGCTCCTGGGCGCAGAGCTTCGTCGTTCCTCGTTCTCGTGGCTGAGATTCCCCGGCAGGGGCTCGGCGTTTCCTATCCTTCCCGCTCCATCGTGCCTCCCCTTGCCCCGGAATCCCCATCGCCGGTGTTTGGGGCGCAGCCGTGAATTTTAGGAGCGGAGAGGGCAATGTGGGCAGGTCCCTGTCAGCAGGGGTCCCGGCCCGTGTCGAGACAAGGCATGGAACAGGCATGGGGCGTGTTGTCCTTGCTGGAGGGGCTGTGGCAGCCTGTGTCTGAGCCCTGTTGTGGGGTCTTGTGGGTTCGATGCAAGGCTGGGCCCTGGGGAGGGTGGCAGAGGCAGGGTGGGGTGTCTGAGCACCCTTTCGGTTCCCCTTCCTGCTTGAAGTCACAGACGCATGGTGGGGGGGTCAGTTCCCCTCTACAGGGTCAGGCATCACGAGCCAGGCCTTGCAGTGCCCCTTCACACCAGGACAGCCCACAGGACCACGTCGGGGGTGACCGAGAGGAGACAGCAGCCTGTGTGGGTTTGATGTTCCTGCCCAGGGAAGGGGCTGGTGGCACAGTTGGCACTGCTCcccctgcccagcactgcagcgCTGGTGGCGCTGGCAGAGGCCCAAGGTGAAGAGCAATCACCACCCAGTGAAACTTGGGAAAGCACGGGGCCGCCCTACAAGAGCCACTGCCATCCCACTTCAAAGAGAGCGCTGGCAGTgccaggcagtgcaggcagatcTGCTGCGGTCTGTGGTTAGCCCAGGCATGGGAAGTGTGGTGCAAGGAAAACCTCACCTTGGGGCACAGCTTGGAGGATGTGCAGCTGTGCATGTGTGTGGCAGAGCAGCATCTCTTCATGGATCTCATCTCTTCCAGTGCGGGCAGCCTGGTGATGCTGTGAATTGTTCTGACAAGCAGTATGAGCACAAGGGCAAATGCTGCAACCGATGCCCGCCAGGTACAGAAATACCTTCTCCTCCCTGAGCCCTGTAGCCatggctgctggggctgcattTGGCAATTGAGCAGCATGCCACAATGGCCCCAGCAACTACAGCCCTCAGTGCTCCCACGTCCTGCTGGCAGATCATAGAAGAGATCTGCTGCCTGTGGGGGAAAACTCCCTTATCCCTCCTCACCAGCCATTCTTGCAGGGAAGAAGTTGGCCTCTGAATGCAACGACACAGAAAGCTCTGTCTGCACACCCTGTGACGACGGTCACTACCAGCAGAGCTGGACTAAAGAGAAGCACTGCATGCCCCATGACATCTGTGAGGAGAGTAAGTGCTCCACGTCCCCAGCatgtggagctgcaggagctgtgcccCACCCAGGCTCACCCTCACTGTGTCCCCACTCCCTCTGACAGATGCTGGGCTCATCGTGAAGAGACACGGAAATGCAACGCACAACATTGTGTGTCAGTGCCGGGCTGGCATGCACTGCTCTGATGCCAGCTGCCAGACCTGCGTGGAGAATGAGCCCTGCAAGCAGGGCTTTGGCTTTGTGGCAGGTGAGACCCAGCCGCTCCTATCCCTGCAATGGGCCCCACGTGCTGGCAGCATCAACTGGAGGTGCTCCCAGGGATGGAGGCTTCCTCTGCATGGAGCTCTACTAGAGCTTTGTgagggctgcactgctgctgaccTTCCTGCAACCTCCACTGTCTTCCAGCCATGGCTGAAGCCCGGATGACCTCACCCTGTGAGCCCTGTGCAGAAGGCACCTTCTCCAATGTATCTTCCAAAACTGAGCCATGCCACTTCTGGACAAGGTCAGTGTCAACTGCACCCTGTGCCCCATCCTTGTTCCTTTCTGCACAtcccctgctgccacctccccTGTGGCACTGGGACAAGGCACTGGGATGGCccctgcagggcacagcaccAGACTGGTGCAGGGCAGGAGCGAGGGCAGTAGGGTGCTGAGCTGGTGGCAGATGTTGTGGCACTCCCTCAGTGTGTGTGGAATGTGAGACCTCGGGGGGTAGTGTCCAGACCCCAGCTCACTCCTGTCTgtaaaaagcagctgaagaatTACTCATGTTCCCTGGTAGAAATGTGAGCATTACCTCTGGACTGCATTAGTCTCGCCTCAGCTGCCAGCCATTGGATTTCACTTTGCTCCTATCTATAGCCAGAAATTACCTCCCCACTGAGTCACTTGTGGCATGCCATTGAGTGATCTCTgagctgttctgcagcagctgaagttCCCCAGCCCCAGTGTCCCCCTCCTGTGCCTCAGCCCAAGGCACATGCCCACCTCTGGCAGTTTCAGCAGCTTCTGACAGGGCCCTGGCATCTCCGTCCCCATCTCACCCCAGGAGCCCCACTGCTGTGCCCCGACCACTCACCCCAGGGCCCAGGGGATGCTGACTGCACACGCTTGGCTCCCAGCCTcgtggctgtggggctcccaCTATGGTGACGCAGTCTCATTCtttgcctgcagctgtgaggaAAAGGGGCTCGTGGTGAAGGTGAAAGGGACAAACACTTCAGATGTGATCTGTGGTAAGTGCTCTGTACTCTGTCCGGTGCAGAGTGGATGTGGGCtggagctctgtgcagccctCTGAGTCCCCATCTCCTGGCAGAGTCGAGCCGGCGCTCATCACTGTCGGTGCTGATCCCCATCGCAGCTGTGGTCATCACCTGCCTGGTGGGCATCTGCATCTACTGCCTGGTGCACACAGGTGAGGAGCCAAGTGGGGAAGGCAGTGGCAGTTCTACCAGCAATGGGGAAGCCCTTCAGCGGGTGGCAGTGTGGCACCCAGCCTCTCCAGCTCCACGCTTGTTGGAGGGCTGGGGGCCAGGCAGGGCAGGACCTCCCCCAATGGTGgccttctctccttttcctgcagACCTCAGGCGCCGTGGGCCGAGGCAGGTGAGTTGTCTCCAGCCTTGGGTTGGGTCCCTGCTGGCATGGTAGGGATGTgtgggctgcagagcaggggcTATCCTAGGGCTGCTCAGTGGGGACGGGGCCACCAGGAACCTACGCAAGGAACTTATATGGGGTGAGGCCCCTGTTCTGCAGCAGGAGCAAATACAGGAGGCTCCCGTGGAGATACGTGGCTGTGGGCAGGGGCTATGACTGTTGCTCCTGCCCCTGAGCCCGCTCTTGGCCCTGACCTCCTGCCCCCACGCAGATTGAGACCGAGGTGCCCAGAGAGCTGGAGACGCAGCAGCCGGAGGAGGTGGACTTCCCGGTGCAGGAGACCCTGCTGGGAGGGCAGCCCGTGGCGCAAGAGGACGGCAAGGAGAGCCGCATcgcagagcaggagcagctgtgaGAGTGCGGGAGCTGCCCCGACAGGAGCAGCGGGCAgggccagcactgacccctcTGCAGACGGGGCGGGAGGTGAGCATCGGCCCCAGCGCGGCGATGCCACGGGGCACGACCGCCCACACGTGGGCAGCGCAGTCGGGCCGGGCACCCAGCGGAGTGCTGCGGAGGAGCCGAGCAGAGCCACGGTTGGGCAGAGCCCGCGGCGGGACCGAGNNNNNNNNNNNNNNNNNNNNNNNNNNNNNNNNNNNNNNNNNNNNNNNNNNNNNNNNNNNNNNNNNNNNNNNNNNNNNNNNNNNNNNNNNNNNNNNNNNNNCGCAAAGCATCATGGGATTTGTAGTCCGGCGGGGGGCGCGGCCGCGGGGTGGCGCTCTCGAAGCCCACCGCGTTCAGGCCGCCGTGGAGCGGATGGG
This genomic interval carries:
- the CD40 gene encoding tumor necrosis factor receptor superfamily member 5 isoform X1, whose amino-acid sequence is MGSVVQGKPHLGAQLGGCAAVHVCGRAASLHGSHLFQCGQPGDAVNCSDKQYEHKGKCCNRCPPGKKLASECNDTESSVCTPCDDGHYQQSWTKEKHCMPHDICEENAGLIVKRHGNATHNIVCQCRAGMHCSDASCQTCVENEPCKQGFGFVAAMAEARMTSPCEPCAEGTFSNVSSKTEPCHFWTSCEEKGLVVKVKGTNTSDVICESSRRSSLSVLIPIAAVVITCLVGICIYCLVHTDLRRRGPRQIETEVPRELETQQPEEVDFPVQETLLGGQPVAQEDGKESRIAEQEQL
- the CD40 gene encoding tumor necrosis factor receptor superfamily member 5 isoform X2, translating into MGSVVQGKPHLGAQLGGCAAVHVCGRAASLHGSHLFQCGQPGDAVNCSDKQYEHKGKCCNRCPPGKKLASECNDTESSVCTPCDDGHYQQSWTKEKHCMPHDICEENAGLIVKRHGNATHNIVCQCRAGMHCSDASCQTCVENEPCKQGFGFVAAMAEARMTSPCEPCAEGTFSNVSSKTEPCHFWTSCEEKGLVVKVKGTNTSDVICESSRRSSLSVLIPIAAVVITCLVGICIYCLVHTD